One genomic window of Haloferax mediterranei ATCC 33500 includes the following:
- the psmA gene encoding archaeal proteasome endopeptidase complex subunit alpha, giving the protein MQGQAQQQAYDRGITIFSPDGRLYQVEYAREAVKRGTASIGVRTPEGVVLAADKRSRSPLMEPTSVEKIHKSDDHIGIASAGHVADARQLIDFARRQSQVNRLRYGEPIGIETLTKEVTDHIQQYTQVGGARPFGVALLIGGVENGTPRLYETDPSGTPYEWKAVSIGADRGDHQAHLEENYSDDLTLEEGIELALETITSTNDEGTSPDGVDVGTISAESEEFVELSNDEIESYLEANDLLATEEDEEPEE; this is encoded by the coding sequence ATGCAGGGACAAGCGCAACAACAGGCGTACGACCGCGGGATTACGATCTTCTCGCCGGATGGTCGACTCTATCAGGTCGAATACGCTCGCGAGGCCGTCAAGCGCGGCACCGCGAGCATCGGTGTGCGAACGCCCGAGGGCGTCGTCCTCGCGGCGGACAAGCGCTCTCGCTCGCCACTGATGGAGCCGACGAGCGTCGAGAAGATTCACAAGTCGGACGACCACATCGGCATCGCAAGCGCCGGTCACGTCGCTGACGCCCGTCAGCTTATCGACTTCGCCCGCCGACAGTCGCAGGTCAACCGCCTCCGCTACGGCGAACCCATCGGTATCGAGACGCTGACCAAGGAAGTTACCGACCACATCCAGCAGTACACGCAGGTCGGCGGTGCCCGTCCGTTCGGTGTCGCACTCCTCATCGGCGGCGTCGAAAACGGCACGCCCCGCCTCTACGAGACGGACCCCTCGGGGACGCCCTACGAGTGGAAGGCTGTCTCTATCGGTGCCGACCGCGGCGACCACCAGGCGCACCTCGAAGAAAACTACAGCGACGACCTGACCCTCGAGGAAGGTATCGAGCTGGCGCTCGAAACCATCACCTCCACGAACGACGAGGGAACGTCGCCTGATGGCGTCGACGTTGGGACCATCTCCGCCGAGTCGGAGGAGTTCGTCGAACTGTCGAACGACGAAATCGAGTCGTACCTCGAAGCCAACGACCTGTTGGCGACCGAGGAAGACGAAGAGCCAGAAGAGTAA
- a CDS encoding Rpp14/Pop5 family protein: protein MKHLPKHLRPRWRYLAVEIETWPDASLNRGAFQRELWYAAQNLFGDSGSADADLTVLGFDSADGIAETIVRARRGYVDETRAALACIDEVGSDPVGVRVRGVSGTVRACSERYLHGRAGISQERDVVFENESRTAVVRNSLLDVRGPDGFTGATQLDFE, encoded by the coding sequence ATGAAACACCTGCCAAAACACCTGCGGCCGCGGTGGCGATACCTCGCGGTCGAAATCGAGACGTGGCCCGACGCGAGTCTCAACCGCGGCGCGTTCCAGCGCGAACTCTGGTACGCCGCCCAGAACCTCTTCGGCGATTCGGGGAGCGCCGACGCCGACCTGACAGTTCTCGGGTTCGACTCTGCGGATGGCATCGCGGAAACCATCGTTCGCGCCCGTCGCGGCTACGTTGACGAAACCCGTGCCGCACTCGCCTGCATCGACGAGGTCGGAAGCGACCCAGTCGGAGTGAGAGTGCGAGGCGTCTCCGGGACGGTGCGTGCCTGTTCGGAAAGGTATTTACACGGCCGGGCCGGAATTTCTCAGGAGAGAGACGTCGTGTTCGAGAACGAATCCCGGACCGCCGTTGTCCGCAATTCCCTCTTGGACGTTCGCGGTCCGGACGGGTTCACGGGCGCGACGCAACTCGATTTCGAGTGA
- a CDS encoding RNase P subunit p30 family protein, producing the protein MYEAVYAHPDGESTASRVATAAGRYGYDGVVIRGLDARPDYDRLRDALDVDLVDAVEIDAPDPEHASGAVGNYRPQRELVILRGGTNALNRFAVEQPRVDVLSRPMADRGNFNHVLAKAARNNGVRVEFDLGPVLRSDGGTRVQAISDLRKLRELVEYYDVPYVVSAGPHSHLELRAPRELAGLGEVIGFDEEQILDGLREWGRLAERNRERMSESFIAPGVECGRYEEDN; encoded by the coding sequence ATGTACGAGGCGGTCTACGCACACCCCGACGGCGAGAGCACGGCTAGTCGCGTCGCGACCGCCGCCGGTCGATACGGTTACGACGGCGTCGTCATCCGCGGCCTCGACGCACGTCCCGATTACGACCGCCTCCGTGACGCGCTCGATGTTGACCTCGTCGACGCCGTGGAAATCGACGCACCGGACCCGGAACACGCCAGCGGCGCGGTCGGAAACTACCGACCGCAGCGCGAACTCGTCATCCTCCGCGGCGGGACGAACGCGCTCAATCGCTTCGCCGTCGAACAGCCACGAGTGGACGTGCTTTCGCGTCCGATGGCCGACCGCGGGAACTTCAATCACGTCCTCGCCAAGGCCGCCCGAAACAACGGCGTCCGCGTCGAATTCGACCTCGGACCGGTGCTCAGAAGTGACGGCGGTACCCGCGTGCAGGCGATTTCCGACCTCCGAAAACTCCGCGAACTCGTCGAATACTACGACGTGCCCTACGTCGTCTCCGCCGGGCCGCACTCGCACCTCGAACTTCGCGCGCCCAGAGAACTGGCCGGACTCGGAGAGGTCATCGGCTTCGACGAGGAGCAAATTCTCGACGGACTCCGGGAGTGGGGACGACTCGCCGAGCGGAACCGCGAGCGGATGTCCGAGTCGTTCATAGCCCCGGGCGTCGAATGTGGCCGATATGAAGAAGACAATTGA
- a CDS encoding class I SAM-dependent methyltransferase, translated as MKKTIEEHAARFSDIATDYDESQDSEEYRACVSLVVHYADPSDDDVVLDLGTGTGAIALALAPDAKRVVGRDISEGMLEQAREKAAEVGIENVEFDEGRFRDPNVDDGEQVDIVVSNFAMHHLSDEEKRETIEVISDLEPQRFVLGDVMFFGEPDPEEPYYSPEVDDPATVGFLADALTDAGFVLTAVESVHEQVGVLVAERAPDIDE; from the coding sequence ATGAAGAAGACAATTGAGGAACACGCCGCTCGCTTCTCCGATATCGCCACCGACTACGACGAGTCACAGGACAGCGAAGAGTACCGTGCGTGCGTCTCGCTTGTCGTCCACTACGCTGACCCGTCCGACGACGACGTCGTTCTCGACCTCGGCACTGGCACGGGAGCCATCGCACTCGCACTCGCACCTGACGCAAAGCGCGTCGTCGGCCGCGACATCAGCGAGGGAATGCTCGAACAGGCCCGCGAGAAGGCCGCCGAAGTCGGCATCGAGAACGTCGAATTCGACGAGGGGCGATTCCGTGACCCGAACGTAGATGACGGAGAACAGGTCGACATCGTCGTCTCCAACTTCGCCATGCACCACCTCTCGGACGAAGAAAAGCGCGAGACTATCGAGGTCATCTCCGACCTCGAACCGCAGCGATTCGTCCTCGGTGACGTGATGTTCTTCGGCGAACCCGACCCCGAGGAACCGTACTACTCCCCCGAAGTCGACGACCCCGCGACGGTCGGCTTCCTCGCTGACGCGCTCACCGACGCCGGATTCGTCCTCACGGCCGTCGAATCCGTCCACGAACAGGTCGGCGTTCTCGTGGCTGAACGAGCACCCGACATCGACGAATAA
- a CDS encoding BGTF surface domain-containing protein: MRPLQSLTVVFVFLLLLSTPGAVVADGSTVINYQGDSLVLDADTDQHISGTTPFEAGAVIGIRIKSVGGTHPFLVSKPVRVGENGTFDVSFDLSELAPLRGGAVQITVRHNETAIYELNGTVVTGNMPEDSTFTPIPGADETTTTTERTTTIRSTTDSMSGFEIPGFGVGTAIISLLSVVLLARTRK, from the coding sequence ATGCGTCCCCTCCAGTCGCTCACCGTCGTCTTTGTCTTCCTCCTCCTCCTCTCGACACCCGGGGCCGTCGTTGCTGACGGTTCCACCGTCATCAACTATCAGGGTGACTCCCTCGTCCTCGACGCGGATACAGACCAACACATCAGCGGAACGACGCCGTTCGAAGCCGGGGCCGTCATCGGCATCCGAATCAAATCGGTCGGTGGGACACACCCGTTTCTCGTATCGAAGCCGGTTCGTGTCGGTGAAAACGGAACCTTCGACGTATCGTTCGACCTTTCGGAGTTAGCACCACTTCGAGGAGGAGCAGTACAAATCACGGTTCGGCACAACGAGACAGCTATCTACGAGCTAAATGGAACGGTCGTGACAGGTAATATGCCTGAGGATTCGACGTTTACGCCGATACCCGGAGCGGACGAAACGACAACGACGACCGAGCGGACCACGACGATACGTTCGACAACCGACTCGATGTCGGGGTTCGAAATCCCCGGATTCGGCGTCGGAACAGCCATTATCTCCCTGTTATCGGTTGTGTTGCTCGCTCGCACACGGAAGTAG